The proteins below come from a single Mya arenaria isolate MELC-2E11 chromosome 8, ASM2691426v1 genomic window:
- the LOC128244147 gene encoding fibrinogen alpha-1 chain-like — MSTDNQVSIGNLVSTGDQVHAGGQVNTECQVSIDDQVSAGDQVSTGGQVSTNDQVSTGDQVSTGEQVSTDDQVSTGGKVSTGGRLCTADQVSTGDQVSTGDQVSTDDQISTGYQVSTGGKVSTADQVNTADQVSIDDRVSIGDLVSTGDQVNTGGQVSTDGQISTDNQVSIGDLVSTDDQVGTGGQVSTDGQVSTDNQVSIGDLVSTGDQVSTGGQVSTDNQVSTDDQASTGGQVSTDGQVGTGGQGSTDVQMSTDNQVSIGDLVSTGDQVGTGGQVNTECQVSIDDQVSAGDQVSTGGQVSTHDQVSTGDQVSTGEQVSTDDQVSTGGKVSTGGRLSTADQVNTGDQVSTGDQVSTDDQISTGDQVSTGGKVSTADQVNTADQVSIDDRVSTDDQVSTGDLVGTDDQLSTGDQVSTGGQMNSG, encoded by the coding sequence ATGAGTACAGATAACCAAGTGAGTATAGGTAACCTAGTGAGTACAGGTGACCAAGTGCATGCAGGTGGACAAGTGAATACCGAGTGCCAAGTGAGTATAGATGACCAAGTGAGTGCAGGTGACCAAGTGAGTACAGGTGGACAAGTGAGTACAAATGACCAAGTGAGTACAGGTGACCAAGTTAGTACAGGTGAACAAGTGAGTACAGATGACCAAGTGAGTACAGGTGGCAAAGTGAGTACAGGTGGCCGATTGTGTACAGCTGATCAAGTGAGTACAGGTGACCAAGTGAGTACAGGTGACCAAGTGAGTACAGATGACCAAATAAGTACAGGTTACCAAGTGAGTACAGGTGGCAAAGTGAGTACAGCTGATCAAGTGAATACAGCTGATCAAGTGAGTATAGATGACCGAGTGAGTATAGGTGACCTAGTGAGTACAGGCGACCAAGTGAATACTGGTGGACAAGTGAGTACAGATGGACAAATCAGTACAGATAACCAAGTGAGTATAGGTGACCTAGTGAGTACAGATGACCAAGTGGGTACAGGTGGACAAGTGAGTACAGATGGACAAGTGAGTACAGATAACCAAGTGAGTATAGGTGACTTAGTGAGTACAGGTGACCAAGTGAGTACAGGTGGACAAGTGAGTACAGATAATCAAGTGAGTACAGATGACCAAGCGAGTACAGGTGGACAAGTAAGTACAGATGGACAAGTGGGTACAGGTGGACAAGGGAGTACCGATGTACAAATGAGTACAGATAACCAAGTGAGTATAGGTGACCTAGTGAGTACAGGTGACCAAGTGGGTACAGGTGGACAAGTGAATACCGAGTGCCAAGTGAGTATAGATGACCAAGTGAGTGCAGGTGACCAAGTGAGTACAGGTGGACAAGTGAGTACACATGACCAAGTGAGTACAGGTGACCAAGTTAGTACAGGTGAACAAGTGAGTACAGATGACCAAGTGAGTACAGGTGGCAAAGTGAGTACAGGTGGCCGATTGAGTACAGCTGATCAAGTGAATACAGGTGACCAAGTGAGTACAGGTGACCAAGTGAGTACAGATGACCAAATAAGTACAGGTGACCAAGTGAGTACAGGTGGCAAAGTGAGTACAGCTGATCAAGTGAATACAGCTGATCAAGTGAGTATAGATGACCGAGTGAGTACAGATGACCAAGTGAGTACAGGTGACCTCGTGGGAACAGATGACCAATTGAGTACAGGTGACCAAGTGAGTACAGGTGGACAAATGAATTCTGGTTGA
- the LOC128244146 gene encoding fibrinogen alpha-1 chain-like, translating to MSTDNQVSIGDLVSTGDQVGTGGQVSTDGQVSTDNQVSIGDLVSTGDQVSTGGQVSTDNQVSTDDQASTGGQVSTDGQVGTGGQGSTDVQMSTDNQVSIGDLVSTGDQVHAGGQVNTECQVSIDDQVSAGNQVSTGGQVSTNDQVSTGDQVSTGEQVSTDDQVSTGGKVSTGGRLNTADQVSTGDQVSTGDQVSTGGKVSTGGRLSTADQVSTGDQVSTGDQVSTDDQISTGDQVSTGDKVNTADQVNTADQVSIDDRVSTDDPSEYR from the coding sequence ATGAGTACAGATAACCAAGTGAGTATAGGTGACCTAGTGAGTACAGGTGACCAAGTGGGTACAGGTGGACAAGTGAGTACAGATGGACAAGTGAGTACAGATAACCAAGTGAGTATAGGTGACTTAGTGAGTACAGGTGACCAAGTGAGTACAGGTGGACAAGTGAGTACAGATAATCAAGTGAGTACAGATGACCAAGCGAGTACAGGTGGACAAGTAAGTACAGATGGACAAGTGGGTACAGGTGGACAAGGGAGTACCGATGTACAAATGAGTACAGATAACCAAGTGAGTATAGGTGACCTAGTGAGTACAGGTGACCAAGTGCATGCAGGTGGACAAGTGAATACCGAGTGCCAAGTGAGTATAGATGACCAAGTGAGTGCAGGTAACCAAGTGAGTACAGGTGGACAAGTGAGTACAAATGACCAAGTGAGTACAGGTGACCAAGTTAGTACAGGTGAACAAGTGAGTACAGATGACCAAGTGAGTACAGGTGGCAAAGTGAGTACAGGTGGCCGATTGAATACAGCTGATCAAGTGAGTACAGGTGACCAAGTGAGTACAGGTGACCAAGTGAGTACAGGTGGCAAAGTGAGTACAGGTGGCCGATTGAGTACAGCTGATCAAGTGAGTACAGGTGACCAAGTGAGTACAGGTGACCAAGTGAGTACAGATGACCAAATAAGTACAGGTGACCAAGTGAGTACAGGTGACAAAGTGAATACAGCTGATCAAGTGAATACAGCTGATCAAGTGAGTATAGATGACCGAGTGAGTACAGATGACCCAAGTGAGTACAGGTGA